A single region of the Demequina sp. genome encodes:
- the aceE gene encoding pyruvate dehydrogenase (acetyl-transferring), homodimeric type — protein sequence MDTFGAVDKDPNETEEWLESLDGLIETGGESRAEYILEQLVDHAASKQLSLPLTLNTPYVNTIDVNDEPEFPGNEEIERRYRGWIRWNAAVMVTRAQAAGKGVGGHISSYASVATLYEVGLNHFFKGKDHPGGGDQVYFQGHAAPGVYARGFVEGRLSADDLDSFRQEKSGPGRGLSSYPHPRLMPELWEFPTVSMGLGPASAIYQAWTNRYLHLRGIKDTSEQHVWAFLGDGEMDEPESRGMLQLAANQQLDNLTFVVNCNLQRLDGPVRGNGKIIQELEAFFRGAGWNVIKVIWGRNWDPLLAKDDSGALVNLMNTVPDGDFQTFRAESGAFIRDQFFGGDPRAKELVKDMTDDEIWALKRGGHDYRKLYAAYLKATTSQNGKPTVILAKTIKGYGLGTNFAARNSTHQMKKLAAADLKVLRDTFDIPFTDEQLEADPYNPPYFHPGNDDPAIQYMLERRRILGGFVPERRTTHTEVKLPDDRTYELLAKGSGKQEVATTMAFVRLFKDLIRDPEFGNRLVPIIPDEARTFGLDAIFPSAKIFNTQGQNYLPVDRELMLSYKESEAGQIMHTGINEAGSAAAFQAVGTSYATHGEPLVPFYIFYSMFGFQRTGDQFWAAGDQLTRGFIIGATAGRTTLTGEGLQHADGHSPLLAGTNTAVVQYDPAFGYEIRHIVRDGLKRMYGDDGRDPNVMYYLTVYNEPIHQPAEPEDVDVEGILRGIHRVAAAPDGPGPEAQILASGVALPWALEAAELLEHDFGVRAGVWSVTSWNELRRDALAAEKAAFLNPGEEPRVPYVTAKLQGASGPFVATTDYDHLVPDQIRAWVPGDYAVLGADGFGFSDTRAAARRFFLIDGPSTACRVLYALERRGQVAPGTTASAIAKYELHDVRKGASGNAGGDA from the coding sequence GTGGACACATTCGGCGCAGTCGACAAGGACCCGAACGAGACCGAGGAATGGCTCGAGTCGCTCGACGGGCTCATCGAGACCGGCGGCGAGAGCCGCGCGGAATACATCCTTGAGCAGCTCGTGGACCATGCGGCGTCCAAGCAGCTCTCGCTGCCCCTGACCCTCAACACCCCGTACGTCAACACGATCGACGTGAACGACGAGCCCGAGTTCCCTGGCAACGAGGAGATCGAGCGCCGCTACCGCGGGTGGATCCGCTGGAACGCGGCGGTCATGGTGACGCGCGCGCAGGCGGCGGGCAAGGGAGTTGGCGGTCACATCTCGTCCTACGCGTCGGTGGCGACGCTGTACGAGGTTGGCCTCAACCACTTCTTCAAGGGCAAGGACCACCCCGGTGGCGGTGACCAGGTCTACTTCCAGGGCCATGCGGCTCCGGGCGTGTACGCGCGGGGCTTCGTCGAGGGACGGCTGAGCGCGGACGACCTCGACTCGTTCCGCCAGGAGAAGTCGGGACCCGGCCGCGGCCTGTCCTCCTACCCCCACCCGCGGCTCATGCCCGAGCTGTGGGAGTTCCCAACGGTGTCAATGGGTCTGGGCCCCGCATCGGCGATCTACCAGGCATGGACCAACCGCTACCTGCACCTGCGCGGCATCAAGGACACGTCCGAGCAGCACGTGTGGGCGTTCCTCGGCGACGGCGAGATGGACGAGCCGGAGAGCCGCGGCATGCTGCAGCTTGCGGCAAACCAGCAGCTCGACAACCTCACCTTCGTGGTCAACTGCAACCTGCAGCGCCTCGATGGCCCCGTCCGCGGCAACGGCAAGATCATCCAGGAGCTCGAGGCGTTCTTCCGCGGCGCCGGCTGGAACGTCATCAAGGTGATCTGGGGCCGCAACTGGGACCCGCTGCTCGCCAAGGACGACAGCGGCGCCCTCGTGAACCTCATGAACACCGTCCCCGACGGCGACTTCCAGACCTTCCGCGCTGAGTCTGGGGCGTTCATCCGCGACCAGTTCTTCGGCGGCGACCCGCGCGCCAAGGAACTCGTCAAGGACATGACTGACGACGAGATCTGGGCGCTCAAGCGCGGCGGCCACGACTACCGCAAGCTCTACGCCGCCTACCTCAAGGCCACCACCAGCCAGAACGGCAAGCCCACCGTCATCCTCGCGAAGACGATCAAGGGCTACGGACTGGGCACGAACTTCGCGGCCCGCAACTCGACGCACCAGATGAAGAAGCTCGCCGCGGCCGACCTCAAGGTGCTGCGCGACACGTTCGACATCCCGTTCACCGACGAGCAGCTCGAGGCCGACCCGTACAACCCGCCGTACTTCCACCCGGGCAACGACGATCCCGCGATCCAGTACATGCTCGAGCGCCGCCGCATCCTCGGCGGGTTCGTCCCCGAGCGGCGCACCACGCACACCGAGGTCAAGCTCCCCGACGACAGGACCTATGAGCTGCTGGCGAAGGGCTCCGGCAAGCAGGAGGTCGCCACGACGATGGCGTTCGTGCGCCTGTTCAAGGACCTCATCCGCGACCCCGAGTTCGGCAACCGCCTGGTCCCGATCATTCCCGACGAGGCCCGCACCTTCGGCCTCGACGCGATCTTCCCGAGCGCCAAGATCTTCAACACCCAGGGCCAGAACTACCTGCCGGTGGACCGCGAGCTGATGCTCTCCTACAAGGAGTCAGAGGCCGGCCAGATCATGCACACCGGCATCAACGAGGCCGGCTCCGCCGCCGCGTTCCAGGCCGTCGGCACGTCGTACGCGACGCACGGCGAGCCGCTCGTGCCGTTCTACATCTTCTACTCGATGTTCGGCTTCCAGCGCACCGGCGACCAGTTCTGGGCGGCGGGAGACCAGCTCACGCGCGGCTTCATCATCGGCGCCACCGCGGGCCGCACCACGCTCACGGGGGAGGGATTGCAGCACGCCGACGGCCACTCGCCTCTGCTTGCCGGCACCAATACGGCTGTGGTTCAGTACGACCCCGCGTTCGGGTACGAGATCCGGCACATCGTGCGCGACGGACTCAAGCGCATGTACGGCGACGACGGCCGCGACCCCAACGTCATGTATTACCTCACGGTGTACAACGAGCCGATTCACCAGCCGGCGGAGCCGGAGGACGTTGACGTCGAGGGCATCCTGCGCGGCATCCACCGCGTGGCCGCCGCACCCGACGGGCCGGGACCAGAGGCGCAGATTCTCGCCTCCGGCGTTGCCCTGCCCTGGGCGCTCGAGGCGGCCGAGCTGCTGGAGCACGACTTCGGAGTTCGCGCGGGCGTGTGGTCCGTGACGTCGTGGAACGAGCTGCGCCGCGACGCCCTCGCCGCCGAGAAGGCCGCTTTCCTCAATCCAGGCGAGGAACCGCGAGTGCCGTACGTCACCGCGAAGCTGCAGGGAGCGTCGGGCCCGTTCGTGGCGACCACCGACTACGACCACCTGGTGCCGGACCAGATCCGCGCGTGGGTGCCCGGCGACTACGCGGTGCTCGGCGCCGACGGGTTCGGGTTCAGCGACACTCGTGCCGCCGCCCGCAGGTTCTTCCTGATCGACGGGCCCTCAACGGCCTGCCGCGTGCTGTACGCGCTCGAGAGGCGCGGACAGGTGGCACCGGGCACCACCGCTTCCGCGATCGCCAAGTACGAGCTCCACGACGTCCGCAAGGGCGCCTCGGGCAACGCGGGCGGCGACGCCTAG
- a CDS encoding DUF3052 domain-containing protein yields MATTDGATTGESGTIARLGLRPGFVIQEFGYDDDCDEGFRDSIESATGESLVDEDYGDVTDGAIVWYREGDDDLADLLMDVQSLLDDGACVWLLTPKKGVSGHVDAREVGEAASLAGLHATSTFVIGESWTATQLLEKGRSK; encoded by the coding sequence GTGGCCACTACCGACGGTGCGACCACCGGAGAATCCGGAACGATCGCGCGGCTTGGCCTCAGGCCCGGCTTTGTCATCCAGGAGTTCGGCTACGACGACGACTGCGATGAGGGCTTCAGGGACAGCATCGAGTCGGCCACCGGCGAGAGCCTGGTGGACGAGGACTACGGCGACGTGACCGACGGTGCGATCGTCTGGTACCGCGAAGGCGATGACGACCTCGCCGACCTCCTCATGGACGTGCAGAGCCTCCTCGATGACGGCGCGTGCGTGTGGCTGCTGACCCCCAAGAAGGGCGTGTCCGGGCACGTCGACGCTCGCGAGGTGGGCGAGGCTGCCTCTCTCGCGGGACTGCACGCCACCTCGACCTTCGTGATCGGCGAGAGCTGGACCGCGACCCAGTTGCTGGAGAAGGGCCGGTCCAAGTGA
- a CDS encoding redoxin domain-containing protein, whose product MTNALDGRPAPAFTLTDQHGRAFSLQDHKGTAILLVFVPFAFSDVCTNELVELRNAVDLQGRDDLIVVVASCDSIYTMKAWADTHSYRSPLLSDFWPHGDVARDYGVFNPREGLATRGTFLIDADGVVRWSVVNPKGQARDIEDYRREVSTLLGG is encoded by the coding sequence GTGACCAACGCGCTCGACGGCCGCCCGGCCCCGGCGTTCACCCTTACAGACCAGCACGGCCGCGCCTTCTCCCTTCAAGACCACAAGGGAACGGCGATACTCCTGGTATTCGTGCCCTTCGCGTTCAGCGACGTGTGCACGAACGAGCTCGTGGAACTGCGCAATGCCGTGGACCTGCAGGGCCGGGATGACCTCATCGTCGTGGTCGCGTCGTGCGACTCGATCTACACGATGAAGGCGTGGGCGGACACCCACTCCTATCGGTCCCCGCTCCTCAGCGACTTCTGGCCGCACGGTGATGTCGCGCGCGACTACGGGGTGTTCAATCCGCGCGAGGGCCTCGCGACCCGCGGCACGTTCCTCATCGACGCCGACGGCGTTGTGCGGTGGTCCGTGGTCAACCCCAAGGGCCAGGCGCGAGACATCGAGGATTACCGCCGCGAGGTGAGCACCCTTCTCGGTGGGTGA
- a CDS encoding NAD(P)H-dependent oxidoreductase codes for MTLSLAVIIASTRPGRVGPSVAAWALQAAQDHGGFEPTLVDLADFDLPLLDEPEHPSLKKYQHEHTKRWSEAIGAADAFLFVTPEYDFFAPAALVNAIQCLSQEWGHKAAGIVSYGGISGGLRSTQSLRLLLSNVNVHAIPASVPIQFVKGHIHDGVFTPPESAPGLANRMLDELLKWSQALATIR; via the coding sequence ATGACCCTCTCGCTCGCCGTCATCATCGCATCCACCCGCCCCGGCCGCGTGGGCCCGAGCGTCGCAGCATGGGCACTGCAGGCGGCCCAAGACCACGGCGGCTTCGAGCCCACGCTCGTCGATCTCGCGGACTTCGACCTCCCGCTCCTCGACGAGCCCGAGCACCCGAGCCTCAAGAAGTACCAGCACGAGCACACCAAGCGCTGGTCCGAGGCGATCGGCGCCGCCGACGCCTTCCTGTTCGTCACCCCCGAGTACGACTTCTTCGCTCCAGCGGCGCTCGTGAACGCGATCCAGTGCCTCTCGCAAGAGTGGGGGCACAAGGCGGCGGGAATCGTGAGTTATGGCGGGATCTCCGGCGGGCTGCGATCCACCCAGTCGCTGCGACTGCTGTTGAGCAATGTCAACGTGCACGCCATCCCCGCGTCCGTGCCGATTCAGTTCGTGAAGGGGCACATCCACGACGGGGTGTTCACGCCGCCGGAGAGCGCGCCGGGGCTCGCGAACAGGATGCTTGACGAACTGCTCAAGTGGTCTCAGGCGCTCGCGACCATCCGCTAG